One Vitis vinifera cultivar Pinot Noir 40024 chromosome 15, ASM3070453v1 genomic window, CAAAAGAGGGTGGAAGAGGGTGAGGGGTCCCCCCACCCTCTTTATTGCAtgtcagtttttttttatttaaagtctaagtACGTTTGAATCGATATAAAAATAGGCTCTATATTACCGTTCATGTTATAAACTTTACTTGAAGTTTAAAactttcgattttttttttataaacaaaatatttagaattaagcttaactttaacattttttaaaaaatacaaatattaggAATCTatcaaaattactaaaataattattaatttaaacttgATATTATCAAGAAGGAAAACTCATATATTGGTGTTCAAACTCCTAGGGGTTCAGTGTTAATTCGATTTGATAAGGTTGGTGGGTGATTAGGAGATCCACTTACCGCTTTCAGATGCTTACATTAAAGTGTGATCAAGGAACCCCTTGATTATACCCTTCCAAcaatatttagaattaagcttaactttaacatttttaaaaaaatgcaaatattAGGAATCTATCAAGattactaaaataattattaatttaaacttgATATTATCAAGAAGGAAAACTCATATGTTGGTGTTCAAACTCCTAGGGGTTCAGTGTTAATTCGATTTGATAAGGTTGGTGGGTGATTAGGAGATCCACTTACCACTTTTTTAGATGCTTACATTAAAGTGTGATCAAGGAACCCCTTGATTATACCCTTCCAACAATCGAGTTagaatcaaatcaaaataggagataacaaaaataaattggcTTTGAGCTTCAAGTATGTTCAACAAGAGTGGAACAAGGCATTATGCGTGAGGACTGACTTGACTTACCTTTAAGGCCAAAGTTTGCTTACATAGTGTTTGCTCATTGTGTTGTGATTGATTTGTGAGATGATCAATCTTTTTCTTAAGAAGAGATAAGCCGCTAATAGGCATAGAGTATGAAGAAGTTTGTCATTAGTTATGTAGGTCCATGTCTGGCAACGCTCAACAAATAGCTAGAAGGATTTATAAAGTTGATGGGACATGTTCTTGATGTAGGGTTAACTTTTTCATGAGTTATGGGAGTGAGTTGCTAGTGATGATTCTCACAAGACTAGGGCATGATTGACCATGTCAATATGAGGTACACCTATCAAGCTTATAACACCTTCATGGATTTATAACGACTTTTTGTTATCTTGATGTTTCATTCTAGTTGTTCGAGTAATTGTTATTAAATTGATACTTGAAACCCAATGTGAGCACGACTGGTTTTCTTAGGATGGCCTAAGGACAAACCAACACCTAGTTATTGATTTTCCTAAGATGGCCTAGGGATAGATCAACACCTAGTTTGTCAAGTTGATAAATGAAATCTAATAAGGTTGTGCTGACAATTCCTAAGTGTTGTTCCCCTGAGTGTGACCTTAGGAAGTGGTGTTAAGTACCCAACTTTAAGTATGTCACTATTAAGCTCTTAGTGGGCCTAGTCAATGTAGGTCAGGTGGTTGTACTAGGTAGAGTCACTACCTTCACCATttgttattttccatttttatttttattttttatttttcatttttctaagtggaaaaaaaatatataggaaacaTTAGTTTTCTACAATTAATATGGATGGGTTAAGTTCATTACAATCAAAGTACTGTCATCAAAATTATTGAGTCATTGTAGAGACAAGATATTGATTagtcttaattttaatttaaaaggaaaatgtcCCTACTTACTCAATGTTGTGAAAGTGATGAGTGATGActaatttcatttgtattattGGAGCAAAAGCTTTAGTTAATAAACCACCAAGCTCATACTCATAGCATGTTGGGGGCCACATATTTATTGTTCCTATATATACATTTTAATCATGATAATgtataaataacattttttaattattgatttgGTTATTAGGTAAGGCTTTCAATTTTGCATAAACATTATAACTACTTTCATTTCAATTCAAAGTTTAAAAACTAATCTTTTCTTTACAAATATCGATTACATACATCTAATAAATATCCTTTTAACACATGTTTAAATGTAGGAAATagagaatgagaatgagaaatttccttcatttttctatttcttattGCTTTTGAATTATAATTAGACTCTAGTTTGGGATAACTTCTTGATTttggctttaaatggaaaatgaaattaaaatccgagtaataattttttaaaaggtaaaaatgGCATTGTAAAAGTTTATTAGAAATGAAAGAACTTCttatataagttaaaataaaatcttcatgagataatatttttttgtcatattaaatttttctttaacttgtaagctttttaaacataattataGTCAAACAAATATAGAAACTTTTATTGAACTTTAAAAGAAggttttcatttcttaaaagcCGATGTAAACATGAGATTAAAAGCAtgaataagattaaataattcattctcataaaaattttaattactctTTTACATAAATATGATATTATGATTCGACATAATATCTTAGGAAATCATGATCAATACTTTTTACCTGCGTCTCGTATTGTGACGTTCAAATTTGGTTTTAGTCATGAAATGATAAAAGTGATTTTGTTTCTTAGTTATCTTTATCGATATACATTTGTActtattttcttgaaatttttattaatgGGTTTTGagaaaaacacacaaaaaaagaaaagagaaaatggttTTGGATTTACAGGttgtaatttataaattaaggaaatGAAAGAATGGGAAAAATAGAAAGGAGCATGAGGGCACATGCAGAATTGAAGCATGAGATTGTTGTGCAACGTTTCACGAACTTCAATCTTGGGTTGTCTTGCAAGAAGAAAGTAAAGAAACATGTTTTACTGCCTCGTTTGGCCCAGCAGCTGTCGTGCGTCCCTTCAACTGTAAAACATTCCTTCACCGTGCAAAGTTTCAAACGCACCACTATTTTCATCTGACGTTAAAGAAGGGAAAGGACAAAACAAAAGATTGGAATTGGTGAAAACGGCGGCTGTAGCGAAGCCGATGCAAGTGGAGCCGATCGAAGAGAGGTGGGGATCATATGCTCACGTGTAGCCATTTGATGTGAGTAATTCGGCTCCAAGTCAAACTCTACAGCCTGATTCAACGTGGGCCCTACCACCCATCTTCCTCCGCAGCACCCACCCTTCGTCACTTTTCCTTGTGTATCCAACTGCAGTTTTTCCAGTTATAACTCTGGTCCCCACCAACCGTATACACCTACTCTTCCTCTACGCTTCTCTTTTTCATACTtgccctttttttcttttttcttttttttactctttcttTTTCATCTCTCTTTTATACTtcttttttgcccttttttgtCATCTTCGCTTATAAAAAGGGTGGTGGTGATAATGCAACTGAATAGGATATTATTCATCGGTCGCGGAGAACCTCTGATACCATAAGAGGGGGTGACGTTCTCACAATGAGGCTTTCTCTCAAACCACTAGGGCCATGCATAGTGAGCAACAGTAGCAGGGACTTCACATCCCGGAGCTGCATCACAGCATCTCAGCCAGCTACCTTCACCAGGAGGTTCATGGAGAAGAGAGGTTCTAAGAATTGGGAAGGCTTGCGCAAAGAGGTTGAGGGTCAGTGGGTGCATTCGCGGGGGAATCCCAGACTGGTCAAATTGGGAAAGAGATGGATGGAGTATCAGGGGATCAGAAACTGGGATGGCTTACTCGACCCACTGGACGATAAACTCCGGTGCGAGATTCTCCGCTACGGAGACTTTGTCGATGCTACCTATAAGGCCTTTGACTTCGACTCCTCTTCTCCTACCTATGCCACTTGCCTCTTCCCAAAGAACTTCATTCTCGACGGCGCCGGTTTGCCTAATACCGGTTATAGGCCTACCAGGAATCTCCGCGCGACATCTGGCATTCAGCTGCCACGTTGGATCAAGAAAGCCTCGAGCTGGGTGGCCACCGAGTCTAGCTGGATTGGGTACGTGGCAGTCTGTCAGGACAAGGAGGAGATCGCCAGGCTTGGTCGGCGTGACGTGGTAATTGCGTACAGGGGCACCGCCACTTGCTTGGAGTGGCTGGAGAATCTACGCGCCACCCTCACTCCTCTCCCTAGTGCTCATTCCGATTGTATGGTGGAGAGAGGATTCCTCAGCTTGTACACTTCCAGAACAGCCACGTCACCCAGTTTACAAGATTTGGTCAGAGAAGAGGTCGCCAGTCTTCTTCAATCCTACGGCGATGAGCCACTGAGCCTCACAATTACCGGCCACAGCCTCGGCGCGGCCCTCGCTATCCTCACGGCCTACGACATTAAGACCACATTCAGCCGCGCCCCGCTTGTCACCGTCGTGTCCTTCGGCGGCCCTCGCGTCGGCAACGGCAACTTCCGTTTCCAGCTGGAGAGGCAAGGCACTAAAGTCTTACGCATAGTAAACTCCGACGATCTCATAACCAAAGTCCCCGGCTTCGTGATCGACGACAATGGCGTGGCAGGGGATCACGACGTCCGCGTGTCGGGACTGCCCAGCTGGATACCAAAGCGCGTGGTTGACACACAATGGTTGTACGCCGACGTCGGACGAGAATTGCGGCTCAGGAGCAGGGACTCTCCCTACCTCGGTAGCATCAATGTAGCCACGTGTCATGATCTCAGGACGTATCTCCACCTAGTGGACGGCTTTGT contains:
- the LOC100242763 gene encoding phospholipase A(1) DAD1, chloroplastic; translation: MRLSLKPLGPCIVSNSSRDFTSRSCITASQPATFTRRFMEKRGSKNWEGLRKEVEGQWVHSRGNPRLVKLGKRWMEYQGIRNWDGLLDPLDDKLRCEILRYGDFVDATYKAFDFDSSSPTYATCLFPKNFILDGAGLPNTGYRPTRNLRATSGIQLPRWIKKASSWVATESSWIGYVAVCQDKEEIARLGRRDVVIAYRGTATCLEWLENLRATLTPLPSAHSDCMVERGFLSLYTSRTATSPSLQDLVREEVASLLQSYGDEPLSLTITGHSLGAALAILTAYDIKTTFSRAPLVTVVSFGGPRVGNGNFRFQLERQGTKVLRIVNSDDLITKVPGFVIDDNGVAGDHDVRVSGLPSWIPKRVVDTQWLYADVGRELRLRSRDSPYLGSINVATCHDLRTYLHLVDGFVSSKCPFRPMIKKVIKSYGAQKIRV